A stretch of the Capsicum annuum cultivar UCD-10X-F1 chromosome 8, UCD10Xv1.1, whole genome shotgun sequence genome encodes the following:
- the LOC124886594 gene encoding uncharacterized protein LOC124886594: protein MARYIYMLESVYPDSHIKMHKVEDNKFRPIVVIDGAHLGGAYKGTFVSASTLDGEVGKIDQKVKSYLEVAGFKKWAQVYSPINRERMMTSNIAGCINGKLKQARELPIIEFLEEAKKLFGKWNWKNRDRASYANTTMGSRFEGILHLNTSRSSSLKVSASSTYVYSVYDKG, encoded by the exons ATGGCtagatatatatacatgttaGAGTCGGTATATCCAGATTCACATATTAAAATGCATAAAGTGGAAGATAATAAATTCAG GCCTATAGTTGTTATTGATGGTGCGCATTTGGGTGGAGCATATAAAGGTACATTTGTTTCCGCAAGCACTCTTGATGGAGAAg TTGGGAAGATTGATCAGAAGGTAAAGTCTTATCTTGAGGTTGCTGGATTTAAAAAGTGGGCACAGGTGTATTCACCTATCAACAGAGAAAGAATGATGACCTCTAACATAGCGGGGTGTATAAATGGTAAGCTGAAGCAAGCACGTGAGTTGCCGATAATCGAATTTCTAGAAGAGGCcaaaaaattatttggaaagtGGAACTGGAAGAATAGAGACAGAGCATCTTATGCAAACACGACAATGGGTAGTAGATTCGAAGGAATTCTTCATCTAAATACTTCAAGATCTTCAAGTCTTAAG GTTAGTGCATCATCAACATATGTTTATTCGGTTTACGATAAAGGATGA
- the LOC107879154 gene encoding uncharacterized protein LOC107879154: protein MKKLPQKHSKKDKKKESGSKKRGSNSPESKAPAKRRRIIEAISRDELPKIDMKFSDLERVMNDRFTDVLKSLQSKNETVEKENVTKESHKEGHHSDDVADFEGNSDPISPNFVMKTPHKMKIRQDGDSSENIVHVAGSSCADSPVKEMDKSVEMEEDKFNQALSHFTSCEQQEKDDGIEKLSDIIVEEIKPIDSVFPVQGHEMALTIYKPPPPTPDEYMISDTAIVSAFSTPKKIVSEVKKTPAQWNRKPSKIFHSPFLTHFGSSTKGKIFFSTERKKYPFEGYDINGNSPNVEIEVFEEWIKEGLYRKDKDDHYKYLDVIMYYLRKKYKNKNFPSKRYTTKDCFFKVYIDKAYMNYYDAGAGKELATQDASAKTDEVADMEMTLINTIKGSSPHIGQPWHLVDEFFVPINCDGAFHWILAVIALKDRCIHVYDSMASSRKRTQTSEIEKDCGVFVSVYAEYLSEGLDISSSKVDAHYHRLRYASILCKYGSVKAENGYFSENDDLQRPRMKTIKNVVDDINFDDVSSV, encoded by the exons ATGAAGAAGTTGCCGCAAAAGCATTCTAAGaaggacaagaaaaaagaaagtggtTCTAAGAAAAGGGGATCCAACAGTCCTGAAAGTAAAGCTCCCGCCAAGAGAAGAAGAATTATCGAAGCAATTTCCAGAGATGAACTTCCCAAG ATTGATATGAAATTCAGTGATTTAGAGCGTGTGATGAATGATAGATTCACTGATGTTTTGAAATCATTGCAGTCGAAAAATGAGACTGTTGAGAAG GAAAATGTTACAAAAGAAAGCCACAAAGAGGGTCATCATTCAGATGATGTTGCTGATTTTGAAGGCAATAGTGATCCCATCAGTCCGAATTTTGTCATGAAAACACCACATAAAATGAAG ATCCGTCAAGATGGTGATTCCTCAGAAAATATTGTTCATGTTGCGGGATCAAGTTGTGCAGACAGTCCAGTGAAAGAAATGGACAAATCAGTTGAAATGGAAGAGGATAAATTTAACCAAGCACTATCACATTTCACAAGTTGTGAACAACAAGAAAAG GATGACGGAATTGAGAAACTGAGTGACATTATTGTTGAAGAAATAAAACCAATTGATAGTGTTTTTCCAGTTCAAGGGCATGAAATGGCATTGACAATTTACAAGCCTCCACCACCAACTCCTGATGAGTATATGATTAGTGACACCGCAATTGTGTCTGCTTTTTCTACACCAAAAAAGATTGTGTCGGAAGTTAAAAAGACACCTGCACAATGGAATAGGAAGCCATCAAAGATTTTTCATTCACCTTTCCTGACCCATTTTGGATCAAGTACAaaaggaaagatttttttttctacagAGCGAAAAAAATATCCATTTGAAGGTTATGACATTAATGGGAATTCACCAAATGTAGAGATAGAAGTTTTTGAAGAATGGATTAAAGAAGGCCTTTACAG GAAAGATAAGGACGATCATTACAAG TATCTGGATGTCATCatgtactacttgaggaagaagtacaAGAACAAGAATTTTCCAAGCAAGAGATACACTACCAAAGATTGCTTTTTCAAAGTGTACATCGATAAGGCATATATGAATTACTATGATGCTGGCGCTGGCAAGGAGCTTGCCACACAAGATGCATCTGCAAAGACTGATGAGGTTGCTGATATGGAGATGACATTGATTAACACCATTAAAGGATCCAGTCCACATATAGGTCAGCCTTGGCATTTGGTTGATGAGTTCTTTGTCCCAATTAACTGTGATGGTGCCTTTCACTGGATATTGGCAGTCATTGCATTGAAGGATCGATGCATTCATGTGTATGATTCAATGGCCTCTTCACGAAAAAGAACACAAACAAGTGAGATTGAAAA GGATTGTGGTGTATTTGTATCTGTATATGCCGAGTATCTGAGCGAGGGATTAGACATTTCATCTTCAAAAGTTGATGCTCACTACCATCGTCTGAGATATGCTAGTATTTTGTGCAAGTACGGATCTGTAAAAGCAGAGAATGGATACTTTAGTGAAAATGACGATCTACAAAGGCCAAGGATGAAG ACTATTAAAAACGTTGTCGATGATATAAACTTTGATGATGTTAGTAGTGTTTAG